A stretch of Vigna radiata var. radiata cultivar VC1973A unplaced genomic scaffold, Vradiata_ver6 scaffold_201, whole genome shotgun sequence DNA encodes these proteins:
- the LOC106754704 gene encoding uncharacterized protein LOC106754704 isoform X1 — MAGGSNSKRHPVNRGTDSINTQGIIEGNNLQPQKQVQERVTVLDQHFYDGIPCFADVCFLHKSSSISKVSEMSLLLSRAGSIGCGKVLDTIGSSITNFNASGAAIKGNGISILAFEVANTIVKGFNLLESLSAESVRNLKEKVLLSEGVQNLISEDMNELLRIVAADKRKELKVFSNEVIRFGNRSKDPQWHNLDRYLEKISRQLNTERLSRDEAESIMQRLMTLVHFTVKLYHELDAWDKLQQHFQRDDDLAVLSAEIKSRKKKQINHLKKKSLWSRNLEEVMEKLVDIVLFLHLEITIVFGNTDYHEQSIGHMNNCQRLGPAGLALHYANIVLQINTLVAKSTTPAANTKDSLYQSLPPNIKLVLRSNLPSFHVAEELSVADVRSEIKKTLRWLVPMATNTSKAHRRFGWLGQWANTRYEVNKKSGLMWIETFHHADKDKVEHYILEILLWFHRLAIRRLTDYDAIGG, encoded by the exons ATGGCAGGGGGTTCAAATTCAAAGAGGCATCCTGTCAATAGGGGCACTGATTCCATAAACACACAGGGTATAATTGAAGGGAATAATCTGCAACCACAAAAGCAAGTGCAAGAACGTGTTACTGTTCTCGACCAACATTTCTATGATGGAATCCCATGCTTTGCCGATGTTTGCTTTCTCCATAAGTCAAGCTCAATCTCAAAG GTCTCAGAGATGAGTTTACTCTTGAGCAGAGCTGGCTCTATTGGATGTGGAAAGGTTTTGGATACCATTGGGAGCAGCATCACAAATTTTAATGCTTCTGGAGCTGCAATTAAGGGGAACGGAATTTCTATTTTGGCATTCGAGGTTGCAAACACAATTGTCAAAGGTTTTAATCTTCTGGAATCTCTATCCGCAGAAAGTGTTaggaatttaaaagaaaaggtgCTTCTTTCAGAGGGTGTGCAAAATTTAATATCAGAAGATATGAATGAACTTCTTAGGATCGTTGCAGCAGACAAGAG GAAGGAGTTGAAAGTTTTTTCTAATGAGGTGATTCGTTTTGGAAATCGTTCGAAGGATCCTCAGTGGCACAATTTAGATCGTTACTTAGAAAA aattagcaGACAATTAAACACCGAAAGACTGTCAAGAGACGAGGCAGAATCAATAATGCAACGATTGATGACTTTGGTTCATTTTACAGTT AAATTGTACCATGAGTTAGATGCTTGGGATAAACTTCAACAACATTTTCAGC GTGATGATGATCTTGCAGTCTTGAGCGCGGAAATTAAAAGCCGAAAAAAGAAGCAAATTAATcacttaaagaaaaaatcacTCTGGTCTAGAAATTTGGAGGAG GTTATGGAGAAGCTTGTAGATATTGTCCTTTTTTTGCATTTGGAGATAACCATTGTGTTTGGCAATACAG ATTACCACGAACAATCAATTGGACACATGAACAATTGCCAAAGATTGGGCCCTGCAGGCCTTGCTTTGCACTATGCAAATATAGTGCTTCAAATTAATACTCTT GTAGCCAAATCAACCACGCCTGCTGCAAATACAAAGGATTCACTATATCAAAGCTTGCCtcctaatataaaattagttctACGTTCTAATTTACCATCCTTTCATGTTGCAGAAGAG CTAAGTGTAGCCGATGTAAGAAGTGAGATAAAGAAAACCTTACGTTGGTTGGTCCCCATGGCCACTAACACATCCAA AGCACATCGTAGATTTGGTTGGCTTGGCCAGTGGGCAAACACAAG GTACGAGGTAAACAAAAAGAGTGGTTTAATGTGGATTGAGACATTCCACCATGCAGATAAAGACAAAGTGGAACATTATATTCTTGAAATTCTCTTATGGTTTCATCGCTTGGCCATCAGAAGACTGACTGACTATGATGCTATTGGTGGCTAA
- the LOC106754726 gene encoding translation factor GUF1 homolog, chloroplastic: protein MAAEICGASLFLSAKTQLQVELQQRHHQRRAFIHAQRSRTRKITTRFHSSKRCFSSGFPNASTFRRGFVCQVASTDFESAAKAGEHRLSKVPVRNIRNFCIIAHIDHGKSTLADKLLQVTGTVHQREMKDQFLDNMDLERERGITIKLQAARMRYVFQNEPYCLNLIDTPGHVDFSYEVSRSLAACEGALLVVDASQGVEAQTLANVYLALENNLEIIPVLNKIDLPGAEPDRVIKEIEEIVGLDCSNAILCSAKEGIGIIDILNAIVARIPPPEDTSKRPLRALIFDSYYDPYRGVIVYFRVVDGSIKKGDRVYFMASGKDYFADEIGVLSPNQLQVEELYAGEVGYLSASIRTVADARVGDTITHYGRKADNSLPGYEEATPMVFCGLFPVDADQFPDLRDALEKLQLNDAALKFEPETSSAMGFGFRCGFLGLLHMEIVQERLEREYNLSLITTAPSVVYRVNCVNGDTVECSNPSILPEPGQRKSIEEPFVKIEMLTPKDYIGSLMELAQERRGQFKELKFIAENRASIVYELPLAEMVGDFFDQLKSRSKGYASMEYTFVGYIESNLIKLDIRINGDCVEPLATIVHNDKAYSVGRALTLKLKELIPRQMFKVPIQACIGSKVIASEAISAIRKDVLAKCYGGDISRKKKLLKKQAEGKKRMKSIGKVDVPQEAFMAVLKLEKEVI, encoded by the exons ATGGCCGCAGAAATATGTGGCGCGTCTCTATTCTTATCCGCTAAAACTCAGCTGCAAGTGGAACTGCAACAACGACACCACCAGCGACGCGCGTTCATCCATGCTCAACGAAGCAGAACAAGAAAAATCACTACCAGGTTCCACTCATCCAAACGCTGCTTTAGTTCCGGCTTTCCAAATGCTTCCACGTTTCGCCGCGGTTTTGTGTGCCAGGTCGCCAGCACCGACTTCGAATCCGCCGCCAAAGCCGGCGAGCATCGTCTCTCTAAG GTGCCGGTGCGTAATATAAGAAACTTCTGCATCATTGCGCATATTGACCACGGGAAATCGACGTTGGCGGATAAGTTGCTTCAGGTTACTGGCACGGTGCACCAGCGAGAAATGAAGGACCAGTTTCTCGATAACATGGActtggagagagaaagaggcaTCACCATTAAGCTCCAG GCAGCTCGAATGCGTTATGTGTTTCAAAATGAACCTTATTGCTTGAATCTCATTGATACACCAGGTCATGTCGACTTCTCGTATGAG GTTTCACGGTCACTTGCTGCATGTGAGGGTGCTCTTCTAGTAGTAGATGCTTCTCAG GGTGTTGAAGCACAAACTCTAGCTAATGTTTATCTGGCTTTGGAGAACAACCTAGAAATTATCCCT GTTTTGAACAAAATAGATCTTCCGGGTGCAGAACCAGATCGAGTTATCAAGGAGATTGAAGAG ATTGTAGGTCTAGATTGTAGCAATGCGATTCTCTGCTCTGCAAag GAAGGAATAGGTATAATTGATATTCTCAATGCAATTGTTGCAAGAATCCCCCCACCTGAAGATACATCTAAAAGACCATTGAGGGCTTTAATATTTGACAG cTACTATGATCCATATAGAGGTGTTATTGTATACTTTCGAGTTGTAGATGGGTCTATAAAGAAAGGTGACAGAGTTTATTTCATGGCTAGTGGGAAG gATTACTTTGCTGATGAAATTGGAGTTTTGTCTCCCAATCAACTTCAAGTGGAAGAACTGTATGCTGGTGAG GTGGGCTATCTATCTGCATCAATAAGAACAGTAGCTGATGCTAGAGTGGGTGACACTATTACTCACTATGGCAGAAAGGCTGATAATTCACTTCCTGGATACGAGGAAGCCACTCCTATGGTGTTCTGTGGCTTGTTTCCTGTTGATGCTGACCA ATTCCCTGATCTGCGTGATGCACTTGAAAAGCTACAACTCAATGATGCTGCACTAAAG TTTGAACCTGAGACCTCGAGTGCCATGGGGTTTGGCTTTAGATGTGGGTTTCTGGGTCTTCTTCATATGGAAATTGTCCAG GAGAGACTTGAGAGAGAATACAATTTGAGCTTGATAACAACTGCTCCAAGTGTTGTGTACAGAGTAAACTGTGTAAATGGTGATACT GTTGAGTGCTCAAACCCATCTATACTTCCTGAGCCTGGACAAAGGAAATCAATTGAGGAGCCATTTGTTAAG ATTGAGATGCTTACACCAAAAGACTACATTGGTTCACTTATGGAACTGGCACAAGAAAGAAGAGGGCAGtttaaagaattgaaatttattGCTGAAAATAGGGCATCGATTGTCTATGAATTACCATTAGCAGAG ATGGTTGGTGATTTCTTTGATCAGTTGAAGTCAAGAAGTAAGGGTTATGCTAGTATGGAGTATACGTTTGTTGG GTACATCgaaagtaatttaattaaacttgacATAAGGATAAATGGTGACTGTGTGGAGCCATTGGCCACAATTGTGCACAATGATAAG GCGTATTCTGTGGGAAGGGCTTTGACTTTGAAGTTGAAGGAGCTCATACCACGACAAATGTTTAAAGTACCAATTCAA GCATGTATAGGATCAAAAGTGATTGCCAGCGAAGCAATATCTGCAATACGGAAAGATGTACTGGCCAAATGCTACG GTGGGgatatttcaagaaaaaagaaattgctTAAGAAACAG GCTGAAGGAAAGAAAAGGATGAAGTCTATTGGTAAAGTTGATGTTCCCCAAGAAGCTTTCATGGCAGTTTTGAAACTTGAAAAGGAGGTAATATGA
- the LOC106754703 gene encoding phosphatidylinositol 4-phosphate 5-kinase 2: MQETLFTLSKQQEDNNAPTKDIELLLPPPLCRRPTRTRRVSPETVERALPNGYLYSGSLSRNALVASGKYLWLDGCMYEGGWRKGKACSKGRFSLPSGATYKGEFAAGRMHGPETFVGVDGEMYRDARLSDRKHGFGEKRYANGDVYEGWWRCNLQEGEGRYTWRNGNEYVGEWKNGAISGKGVLVWKNGNRYEGCWENGVPKGRGVFTWRDGSTSSGNWGKEFVNEKRVSVDECCNNNNNNIKSVSFPRICIWELDGEAGDITCDIVEASVFYGGGGGGGGTGCESDVQLQRSPCGSVDGDVKKPGHTVSKGHKNYDLMLNLQLGIRYSVGKHTSVLRELRPGDFDPKEKFWTRFPPEGSKFTPPHQSVDFRWKDYCPMVFRHLRELFGIDPADYMLAICGNDTLREMSSPGKSGSFFYLTQDDRFIIKTLKKSEVKVLTRMLTSYYQHVCHYKNSLVTKFLGVHCVKPIGGQKTRFIVMANVFCSEYRIHRRFDLKGSSHGRTTDKPREEIDETTTLKDLDLCFVFRLEQSWFQELKWQLDRDCEFLEAEGIMDYSFLIGLHFRDDSSVDDGKSLTNELCSGKRDMQNDDTQDMKWIPIGRGLLIRLGTNMPARAERVCKAGLDQHTGTGSSNSTPSESGGEVSDVILYFGIIDILQDYDISKKLEHAYKSLQVDPSSISAVDPKLYSKRFRDFIHRIFVEDK, from the exons ATGCAAGAGACGCTGTTCACACTGTCGAAGCAACAAGAGGACAACAACGCACCCACAAAGGACATCGAGCTCCTACTGCCACCGCCGTTGTGCCGCCGTCCAACGAGGACGCGCCGGGTGTCTCCCGAGACTGTGGAGAGGGCGCTCCCGAACGGATACCTCTACAGCGGCAGCCTCTCGAGAAACGCGCTGGTCGCCAGTGGGAAGTACCTCTGGTTGGACGGGTGCATGTACGAGGGAGGGTGGAGGAAGGGAAAGGCGTGCAGCAAGGGGCGATTCTCCTTGCCCTCTGGTGCAACCTACAAGGGCGAGTTTGCTGCCGGGAGGATGCACGGCCCCGAGACCTTCGTCGGCGTCGACGGGGAGATGTATCGCGATGCGCGGCTCTCGGACAGGAAGCACGGGTTCGGGGAGAAGCGGTACGCGAACGGCGACGTGTACGAGGGGTGGTGGCGGTGCAACCTGCAGGAGGGGGAGGGAAGGTACACGTGGCGGAACGGGAATGAGTACGTCGGGGAGTGGAAGAATGGCGCCATCTCTGGGAAGGGCGTGCTTGTGTGGAAGAACGGGAACCGTTACGAGGGGTGTTGGGAGAACGGGGTTCCCAAAGGGAGAGGCGTCTTCACATGGCGCGATGGGAGCACCTCCTCTGGGAATTGGGGGAAGGAGTTTGTCAATGAGAAACGTGTGTCGGTGGATGAGTGTtgtaacaacaacaacaacaacataaagAGTGTGAGTTTTCCCCGGATTTGCATTTGGGAGCTTGATGGCGAGGCTGGGGATATCACTTGTGACATTGTGGAGGCTTCTGTGTtttatggtggtggtggtggtggaggaggcACAGGGTGTGAGAGTGATGTGCAGTTGCAGAGGAGTCCTTGTGGTTCTGTTGATGGGGATGTTAAGAAGCCTGGTCACACTGTTTCCAAAGGGCATAAGAATTATGATTTGATGCTCAATCTTCAACTGGGTATTAG ATACTCTGTTGGAAAGCATACTTCTGTTTTGCGAGAGCTTAGGCCCGGGGATTTTGATCCGAAGGAGAAGTTCTGGACGAGGTTCCCCCCAGAGGGGTCTAAGTTTACACCTCCTCATCAATCTGTGGACTTCAGGTGGAAAGATTATTGTCCTATGGTGTTCAG ACATCTAAGGGAATTATTTGGAATAGATCCTGCGGATTACATGCTTGCTATTTGCGGCAATGACACACTGAGGGAGATGTCTTCTCCTGGCAAAAGTGGAAGCTTCTTTTACCTCACTCAGGACGACCGGTTCATTATCAAAACCTTGAAGAAGTCTGAAGTCAAG GTGCTCACCAGGATGCTTACCAGTTACTATCAACATGTGTGTCATTACAAGAATTCGCTGGTAACAAAATTTTTGGGGGTTCACTGTGTCAAACCAATTGGAGGTCAAAAG ACTCGGTTTATTGTGATGGCCAATGTATTTTGTTCGGAGTATCGGATCCATAGGCGGTTTGACCTCAAAGGTTCTTCTCATGGTCGAACAACCGATAAACCTCGGGAGGAGATCGATGAGACTACCACTCTTAAAGACCTTGATCTTTGTTTTGTCTTCCGCCTGGAACAGTCTTGGTTTCAAGAGCTAAAATG GCAACTTGATAGAGACTGTGAATTCTTGGAAGCAGAGGGAATAATGGATTACAGTTTTTTGATTGGCCTTCATTTCCGTGATGATAGCTCAGTTGATGACGGGAAGAGTTTAACCAATGAGTTGTGTTCAG GCAAGAGAGACATGCAAAATGATGACACACAAGATATGAAGTGGATACCCATAGGCCG GGGACTTCTAATTCGACTGGGAACAAACATGCCTGCCAGAGCTGAGAGAGTGTGTAAAGCTGGGTTGGATCAGCACACTGGTACTGGAAGTAGCAATTCTACCCCTTCAGAGAGTGGTGGTGAGGTCTCTGATGTAATCCTATACTTTGGCATAATTGACATTCTCCAAGATTATGATATAAGCAAAAAGCTAGAGCATGCATACAAGTCGCTGCAAGTGGATCCCTCCTCCATCTCAGCCGTTGATCCCAAGCTATACTCCAAAAGGTTTAGGGATTTCATACATAGAATCTTTGTGGAGGACAAATGA
- the LOC106754704 gene encoding uncharacterized protein LOC106754704 isoform X2, with product MAGGSNSKRHPVNRGTDSINTQGIIEGNNLQPQKQVQERVTVLDQHFYDGIPCFADVCFLHKSSSISKVSEMSLLLSRAGSIGCGKVLDTIGSSITNFNASGAAIKGNGISILAFEVANTIVKGFNLLESLSAESVRNLKEKVLLSEGVQNLISEDMNELLRIVAADKRKELKVFSNEVIRFGNRSKDPQWHNLDRYLEKISRQLNTERLSRDEAESIMQRLMTLVHFTVKLYHELDAWDKLQQHFQRDDDLAVLSAEIKSRKKKQINHLKKKSLWSRNLEEVMEKLVDIVLFLHLEITIVFGNTDYHEQSIGHMNNCQRLGPAGLALHYANIVLQINTLVAKSTTPAANTKDSLYQSLPPNIKLVLRSNLPSFHVAEESTISRII from the exons ATGGCAGGGGGTTCAAATTCAAAGAGGCATCCTGTCAATAGGGGCACTGATTCCATAAACACACAGGGTATAATTGAAGGGAATAATCTGCAACCACAAAAGCAAGTGCAAGAACGTGTTACTGTTCTCGACCAACATTTCTATGATGGAATCCCATGCTTTGCCGATGTTTGCTTTCTCCATAAGTCAAGCTCAATCTCAAAG GTCTCAGAGATGAGTTTACTCTTGAGCAGAGCTGGCTCTATTGGATGTGGAAAGGTTTTGGATACCATTGGGAGCAGCATCACAAATTTTAATGCTTCTGGAGCTGCAATTAAGGGGAACGGAATTTCTATTTTGGCATTCGAGGTTGCAAACACAATTGTCAAAGGTTTTAATCTTCTGGAATCTCTATCCGCAGAAAGTGTTaggaatttaaaagaaaaggtgCTTCTTTCAGAGGGTGTGCAAAATTTAATATCAGAAGATATGAATGAACTTCTTAGGATCGTTGCAGCAGACAAGAG GAAGGAGTTGAAAGTTTTTTCTAATGAGGTGATTCGTTTTGGAAATCGTTCGAAGGATCCTCAGTGGCACAATTTAGATCGTTACTTAGAAAA aattagcaGACAATTAAACACCGAAAGACTGTCAAGAGACGAGGCAGAATCAATAATGCAACGATTGATGACTTTGGTTCATTTTACAGTT AAATTGTACCATGAGTTAGATGCTTGGGATAAACTTCAACAACATTTTCAGC GTGATGATGATCTTGCAGTCTTGAGCGCGGAAATTAAAAGCCGAAAAAAGAAGCAAATTAATcacttaaagaaaaaatcacTCTGGTCTAGAAATTTGGAGGAG GTTATGGAGAAGCTTGTAGATATTGTCCTTTTTTTGCATTTGGAGATAACCATTGTGTTTGGCAATACAG ATTACCACGAACAATCAATTGGACACATGAACAATTGCCAAAGATTGGGCCCTGCAGGCCTTGCTTTGCACTATGCAAATATAGTGCTTCAAATTAATACTCTT GTAGCCAAATCAACCACGCCTGCTGCAAATACAAAGGATTCACTATATCAAAGCTTGCCtcctaatataaaattagttctACGTTCTAATTTACCATCCTTTCATGTTGCAGAAGAG TCAACCATATCTCGGATCATTTAG
- the LOC106754704 gene encoding uncharacterized protein LOC106754704 isoform X3, producing MAGGSNSKRHPVNRGTDSINTQGIIEGNNLQPQKQVQERVTVLDQHFYDGIPCFADVCFLHKSSSISKVSEMSLLLSRAGSIGCGKVLDTIGSSITNFNASGAAIKGNGISILAFEVANTIVKGFNLLESLSAESVRNLKEKVLLSEGVQNLISEDMNELLRIVAADKRKELKVFSNEVIRFGNRSKDPQWHNLDRYLEKISRQLNTERLSRDEAESIMQRLMTLVHFTVKLYHELDAWDKLQQHFQRDDDLAVLSAEIKSRKKKQINHLKKKSLWSRNLEEVMEKLVDIVLFLHLEITIVFGNTDYHEQSIGHMNNCQRLGPAGLALHYANIVLQINTLVAKSTTPAANTKDSLYQSLPPNIKLVLRSNLPSFHVAEESTS from the exons ATGGCAGGGGGTTCAAATTCAAAGAGGCATCCTGTCAATAGGGGCACTGATTCCATAAACACACAGGGTATAATTGAAGGGAATAATCTGCAACCACAAAAGCAAGTGCAAGAACGTGTTACTGTTCTCGACCAACATTTCTATGATGGAATCCCATGCTTTGCCGATGTTTGCTTTCTCCATAAGTCAAGCTCAATCTCAAAG GTCTCAGAGATGAGTTTACTCTTGAGCAGAGCTGGCTCTATTGGATGTGGAAAGGTTTTGGATACCATTGGGAGCAGCATCACAAATTTTAATGCTTCTGGAGCTGCAATTAAGGGGAACGGAATTTCTATTTTGGCATTCGAGGTTGCAAACACAATTGTCAAAGGTTTTAATCTTCTGGAATCTCTATCCGCAGAAAGTGTTaggaatttaaaagaaaaggtgCTTCTTTCAGAGGGTGTGCAAAATTTAATATCAGAAGATATGAATGAACTTCTTAGGATCGTTGCAGCAGACAAGAG GAAGGAGTTGAAAGTTTTTTCTAATGAGGTGATTCGTTTTGGAAATCGTTCGAAGGATCCTCAGTGGCACAATTTAGATCGTTACTTAGAAAA aattagcaGACAATTAAACACCGAAAGACTGTCAAGAGACGAGGCAGAATCAATAATGCAACGATTGATGACTTTGGTTCATTTTACAGTT AAATTGTACCATGAGTTAGATGCTTGGGATAAACTTCAACAACATTTTCAGC GTGATGATGATCTTGCAGTCTTGAGCGCGGAAATTAAAAGCCGAAAAAAGAAGCAAATTAATcacttaaagaaaaaatcacTCTGGTCTAGAAATTTGGAGGAG GTTATGGAGAAGCTTGTAGATATTGTCCTTTTTTTGCATTTGGAGATAACCATTGTGTTTGGCAATACAG ATTACCACGAACAATCAATTGGACACATGAACAATTGCCAAAGATTGGGCCCTGCAGGCCTTGCTTTGCACTATGCAAATATAGTGCTTCAAATTAATACTCTT GTAGCCAAATCAACCACGCCTGCTGCAAATACAAAGGATTCACTATATCAAAGCTTGCCtcctaatataaaattagttctACGTTCTAATTTACCATCCTTTCATGTTGCAGAAGAG AGCACATCGTAG